A single window of Hyla sarda isolate aHylSar1 chromosome 2, aHylSar1.hap1, whole genome shotgun sequence DNA harbors:
- the LIMA1 gene encoding LIM domain and actin-binding protein 1 isoform X1 has translation MDSSGFRRGQWASQSLRVTARELSLVKPKNAALMERFSKYQKAAEESSQDKKRPNTEALPSSFNRGSLSVLRKKWEIPGPVARTEIKHSSSFAVRQRVSSPKIEAVPAVRSVVETTKVRSPVQEQSHFRYPSASEPHSSSTEVESMEQDLESAKLDTPEPSPKIEKFNVPLNSLKMMFEKGEAANHKHPQREPGKINVGRLNTENHITNEDSDACFSEKSHSIGSPDSSPSKLTSQASLEISHVLETTSLKDRMAKYQAALSKQTKPASPTSDMKTIWNDMKSEHKENVPPSPARSSSSVESEKRSVSENSSSTTQSLTDSNGKAEDEVQRPSSSPGYKPQTRALNQLETTPPKVKKFQPPQRELCFGCQKTVYPMERLFANQQVYHNSCFRCHHCSTKLSLGSYASLNGNAYCKPHFNQLFKSKGNYDEGFGLKPHKELWESKKDASEDKENIVQQSNTTEDPGSPVVEDAPIAKVGVLAASMEAKSASNMHEREKVETKKLRIAWPPPAESSSGTSSEENIKMFKPKWPPTEEFLKTETEEDSDLKKLRRTSSLKERSRPFILSLAKPVVTKSRKESESSSGSPPLFRKRDSLKRDDVEAVLDQDNTLPLNTKAQDETPSNTEDQSFLENGDNSEMEVSKQQHSPEEPTHSTHSSTEDLVVSKELSPTLNRRSQDNGYFEGEDDVEELSVEEQIKRNRYYDDDEDD, from the exons ATGGACAGTTCTGGGTTTAGAAGAGGTCAATGGGCCTCCCAGTCCCTCCGAGTAACAGCGAGAGAGCTGTCGCTTGTAAAGCCGAAGAATGCTGCTTTAATGGAACGATTCTCCAA ATATCAGAAAGCAGCTGAAGAGTCCAGCCAGGATAAGAAGAGACCT AACACAGAAGCTCTTCCGTCCTCTTTTAATCGAGGATCCCTGAGCGTGTTAAGGAAGAAGTGGGAGATCCCCGGTCCTGTTGCTCGGACAGAAATTAAGCACAGCAGCAGCTTTGCCGTAAGGCAGAGAGTCAGCAGTCCTAAGATTGAAGCAGTACCTGCTGTCCGCTCTGTGGTCGAAACCACCAAGGTCCGCTCTCCAGTGCAGGAACAAAGCCACTTCCGCTATCCCAGTGCCTCAGAACCTCACTCTTCCTCCACTGAGGTCGAAAGCATGGAACAAGACTTGGAGTCTGCAAAGTTGGACACCCCTGAACCTTCTCCTAAGATTGAGAAGTTCAATGTCCCTTTAAACAGCCTGAAGATGATGTTTGAGAAAGGTGAAGCTGCCAACCACAAG CATCCTCAACGTGAGCCAGGAAAAATAAATGTTGGCCGATTGAATACTGAAAACCACATCACAAATGAAGACTCTGATGCCTGCTTCTCTGAGAAAA GCCATTCTATTGGTTCTCCTGACAGCAGTCCTAGTAAACTCACATCTCAGGCAAGTCTCGAAATATCTCATGTCCTGGAAACCACCTCTCTTAAAGACAGAATGGCTAAATACCAAGCTGCTCTGAGCAAACAGACCAAGCCTGCTTCTCCTACA AGTGACATGAAAACAATTTGGAACGACATGAAGTCAGAACATAAGGAGAATGTTCCTCCTAGCCCAGCACGCTCCAGCTCCTCTGTGGAGAGTGAAAAG AGATCAGTAAGTGAGAACAGTTCTTCTACAACCCAGAGCCTGACAGATAGTAATG GAAAGGCTGAGGATGAGGTTCAGAGACCCAGCAGTTCTCCTGGTTATAAGCCACAAACAAGAGCGCTTAACCAGCTGGAGACCACTCCTCCCAAAGTTAAG AAGTTTCAGCCACCTCAAAGAGAACTCTGCTTTGGGTGTCAGAAGACTGTTTACCCTATGGAACGTCTTTTTGCCAACCAGCAAGTGTATCACAACAGTTGCTTTCGCTGCCATCACTGCTCTACAAAACTCAG CCTTGGTAGCTATGCCTCACTGAATGGAAATGCATACTGCAAGCCTCACTTCAACCAGCTCTTTAAGTCCAAAGGGAACTATGATGAGGGTTTTGGCCTCAAACCACACAAAGAACTGTGGGAAAGCAAGAAAGATGCCAGTGAGGACAAAGAGAATATTGTCCAGCAGAGTAATACCACTGAAGACCCTGGCAGTCCTGTTGTTGAAGATGCACCAATTGCCAAAGTTGGTGTCCTGGCTGCATCCATGGAAGCAAAGTCTGCTAGTAATATGCATGAGCGAGAAAAAGTTGAAACCAAAAAGCTGAGAATTGCTTGGCCACCACCAGCAGAATCAAGTTCTGGTACTAGTTCAGAGGAGAACATTAAAATGTTCAAGCCAAAATGGCCACCGACTGAAGAGTTTCTGAAAACTGAAACTGAGGAAGATTCTGACCTAAAGAAGCTTAGGAGAACGTCTTCACTCAAAGAGCGCAGCCGTCCATTTATACTTAGCTTAGCAAAACCAGTTGTCACCAAAAGCAGAAAAGAATCAGAAAGTTCATCTGGGTCACCACCACTATTTCGAAAGCGTGATTCCTTAAAACGGGATGATGTGGAAGCTGTTCTAGATCAGGATAACACATTGCCCTTAAACACTAAAGCACAGGATGAAACTCCTTCAAACACTGAAGATCAGAGCTTCTTAGAAAATGGGGACAATTCTGAAATGGAGGTTTCCAAACAGCAACACTCCCCTGAGGAACCTACCCATTCTACACACTCAAGCACGGAAGATCTAGTAGTGTCCAAGGAGCTTTCTCCAACTCTGAATCGGAGATCTCAAGATAATGGCTACTTTGAAGGAGAAGATGATGTAGAAGAATTAAGCGTCGAGGAACAAATCAAGAGAAATCGTTATTATGACGACGATGAAGACGATTGA
- the LIMA1 gene encoding LIM domain and actin-binding protein 1 isoform X2, with protein sequence MDSSGFRRGQWASQSLRVTARELSLVKPKNAALMERFSKYQKAAEESSQDKKRPHPQREPGKINVGRLNTENHITNEDSDACFSEKSHSIGSPDSSPSKLTSQASLEISHVLETTSLKDRMAKYQAALSKQTKPASPTSDMKTIWNDMKSEHKENVPPSPARSSSSVESEKRSVSENSSSTTQSLTDSNGKAEDEVQRPSSSPGYKPQTRALNQLETTPPKVKKFQPPQRELCFGCQKTVYPMERLFANQQVYHNSCFRCHHCSTKLSLGSYASLNGNAYCKPHFNQLFKSKGNYDEGFGLKPHKELWESKKDASEDKENIVQQSNTTEDPGSPVVEDAPIAKVGVLAASMEAKSASNMHEREKVETKKLRIAWPPPAESSSGTSSEENIKMFKPKWPPTEEFLKTETEEDSDLKKLRRTSSLKERSRPFILSLAKPVVTKSRKESESSSGSPPLFRKRDSLKRDDVEAVLDQDNTLPLNTKAQDETPSNTEDQSFLENGDNSEMEVSKQQHSPEEPTHSTHSSTEDLVVSKELSPTLNRRSQDNGYFEGEDDVEELSVEEQIKRNRYYDDDEDD encoded by the exons ATGGACAGTTCTGGGTTTAGAAGAGGTCAATGGGCCTCCCAGTCCCTCCGAGTAACAGCGAGAGAGCTGTCGCTTGTAAAGCCGAAGAATGCTGCTTTAATGGAACGATTCTCCAA ATATCAGAAAGCAGCTGAAGAGTCCAGCCAGGATAAGAAGAGACCT CATCCTCAACGTGAGCCAGGAAAAATAAATGTTGGCCGATTGAATACTGAAAACCACATCACAAATGAAGACTCTGATGCCTGCTTCTCTGAGAAAA GCCATTCTATTGGTTCTCCTGACAGCAGTCCTAGTAAACTCACATCTCAGGCAAGTCTCGAAATATCTCATGTCCTGGAAACCACCTCTCTTAAAGACAGAATGGCTAAATACCAAGCTGCTCTGAGCAAACAGACCAAGCCTGCTTCTCCTACA AGTGACATGAAAACAATTTGGAACGACATGAAGTCAGAACATAAGGAGAATGTTCCTCCTAGCCCAGCACGCTCCAGCTCCTCTGTGGAGAGTGAAAAG AGATCAGTAAGTGAGAACAGTTCTTCTACAACCCAGAGCCTGACAGATAGTAATG GAAAGGCTGAGGATGAGGTTCAGAGACCCAGCAGTTCTCCTGGTTATAAGCCACAAACAAGAGCGCTTAACCAGCTGGAGACCACTCCTCCCAAAGTTAAG AAGTTTCAGCCACCTCAAAGAGAACTCTGCTTTGGGTGTCAGAAGACTGTTTACCCTATGGAACGTCTTTTTGCCAACCAGCAAGTGTATCACAACAGTTGCTTTCGCTGCCATCACTGCTCTACAAAACTCAG CCTTGGTAGCTATGCCTCACTGAATGGAAATGCATACTGCAAGCCTCACTTCAACCAGCTCTTTAAGTCCAAAGGGAACTATGATGAGGGTTTTGGCCTCAAACCACACAAAGAACTGTGGGAAAGCAAGAAAGATGCCAGTGAGGACAAAGAGAATATTGTCCAGCAGAGTAATACCACTGAAGACCCTGGCAGTCCTGTTGTTGAAGATGCACCAATTGCCAAAGTTGGTGTCCTGGCTGCATCCATGGAAGCAAAGTCTGCTAGTAATATGCATGAGCGAGAAAAAGTTGAAACCAAAAAGCTGAGAATTGCTTGGCCACCACCAGCAGAATCAAGTTCTGGTACTAGTTCAGAGGAGAACATTAAAATGTTCAAGCCAAAATGGCCACCGACTGAAGAGTTTCTGAAAACTGAAACTGAGGAAGATTCTGACCTAAAGAAGCTTAGGAGAACGTCTTCACTCAAAGAGCGCAGCCGTCCATTTATACTTAGCTTAGCAAAACCAGTTGTCACCAAAAGCAGAAAAGAATCAGAAAGTTCATCTGGGTCACCACCACTATTTCGAAAGCGTGATTCCTTAAAACGGGATGATGTGGAAGCTGTTCTAGATCAGGATAACACATTGCCCTTAAACACTAAAGCACAGGATGAAACTCCTTCAAACACTGAAGATCAGAGCTTCTTAGAAAATGGGGACAATTCTGAAATGGAGGTTTCCAAACAGCAACACTCCCCTGAGGAACCTACCCATTCTACACACTCAAGCACGGAAGATCTAGTAGTGTCCAAGGAGCTTTCTCCAACTCTGAATCGGAGATCTCAAGATAATGGCTACTTTGAAGGAGAAGATGATGTAGAAGAATTAAGCGTCGAGGAACAAATCAAGAGAAATCGTTATTATGACGACGATGAAGACGATTGA